The proteins below come from a single Asanoa ferruginea genomic window:
- a CDS encoding DUF3145 domain-containing protein has product MPTRGVVYVHSTPLAVCPHVEWAIARVLTAPVTLHWSAQPVDPGARRTECSWTGRAGTGAELAAALRQWPMIRFEITEEPSPGCDGERFMFVPGRGLFRATAGVAGDIQLGEDRLRAIMASSRAPEALQHALDKALGTAWDGELEPYRYAGDGAPVTLLTRVG; this is encoded by the coding sequence GTGCCAACGCGTGGCGTCGTTTACGTCCACTCGACCCCGCTCGCCGTGTGCCCACACGTCGAGTGGGCGATCGCGCGCGTCCTCACCGCGCCGGTCACACTGCACTGGAGCGCGCAGCCCGTCGATCCGGGCGCCCGCCGCACCGAGTGCAGCTGGACCGGGCGCGCGGGGACCGGCGCCGAGCTGGCTGCTGCCCTCCGGCAGTGGCCCATGATCCGTTTCGAGATCACCGAAGAGCCCAGCCCGGGCTGTGACGGTGAACGCTTCATGTTCGTGCCCGGCCGCGGCCTGTTCCGGGCCACCGCCGGTGTCGCGGGCGACATCCAGCTCGGCGAAGACCGGCTCCGGGCCATCATGGCGAGCTCGCGCGCCCCCGAGGCGCTCCAGCACGCCCTCGACAAGGCGCTCGGCACGGCCTGGGACGGCGAACTCGAGCCCTACCGCTACGCCGGCGACGGGGCACCGGTGACGCTGCTCACCCGCGTGGGCTGA